The following DNA comes from Macaca thibetana thibetana isolate TM-01 chromosome 14, ASM2454274v1, whole genome shotgun sequence.
TGCTCCTCTCTTGCTCCTTTAAAGATCTCTCATTGTCTTTTAGAGAGTTTGCTTATAATGTGTCTTGATATGGGTCTCTATGAGTTCTTCTTACTTGGAAATTATTGAGCttctttaatttcatatttatgtctttcatcaaattttggaagtttttagccactatttcttcaaatattccctttgctccctttcctctctcttttctttctgagactcTATAATGCTGGTTGTTGTTTGGTTATGTTGGTCGGCTTGATGCTGTCCTGTAAAGCCCTTAGGCTGTGTTcacttttcttgaatttttttctttctgtttctcatacTTAATAATTTCTATCGTTCTATCTTctagtttgttaatttttctttctgctcagaTCTGCCTTTGAATCTCTCTACTAAATATTTCAATTGTCCTTTTCAGCCCAGaatggttatttttttgtttcattttaggttttctatctctttattgatatttacattttgtttttacattgttttcttaACGTTCTCGAcatcttcctttagttctttgagcatTGTTAAGacagtaattttaaataaagtctttGTTTAGTAGTTCTGCCATCAGTTCTTTTTCATCAAGTGTTTCTGctgattaattttttcctttgaataggccacaatttcctgtttttttttttgtatactttgTAAATTTTAATTGAACATTGGATATTTGATTCTAATTATGTGGTAACTCTGGAAATTAGATTCTTCTCCTTCTCTAgggtttgatttttcttgtttatttatttgttatgatTATAGGCTATCTTCAGGATTAGCCTGAGGTGAAAACTTAGGGTCCTCTCAAGTCTTTTCTGAGCCCGTGCTTTTTCCTGACATGCACAATCACTTTCTAAAGTTCATTACATATGCAGTGCCTTTTGAATGTCCTAGTAATTAATGTCTAGCTTccaaaaggggaaataaaataaagggggCAGGCAGGGAAAGTGTACCAGCCCTTTAAATTCTCTGGAAGTCACTTCAGCTGGATGAGGGGGAGAAGTTTGAAAAAATGAGTGAAGGTACAACAGCAATGGCTCCTGTCTGTCTGTATCATTGTGATTAGAAGCAGCAATCAGTGATAAGAACCTCGATCCATGATGTTTGGAGGACAGGGTGTATTTTTGCACACTCAGACCTTTCCAAGCTGCGTGCAAGCTGCTCCTAGAGCACGTGCACAGCTGTCTGCCGCGGGACTGATGGTGGGGGATGGGTAGCTGCTATTGTGCTATGTGctgaaattaactaaaattaaccacaatgatctcttttgggtatatatgcaaaataggagttgctgagtcatatggtagttctatttttaatttgattagaaacctccatagtgttttccataacgactgtactaacttacatttttTCCAGCAATGGAATAGGGcatccttttctccacatccttgccaactttgttttctcttatctttttgaaaattgtCATCTAAAAAGTGACGGGTGATATCTCAcagtggtttaaatttgcattttgctgatgaTCGGTGATATTGAATGCCTTTTCATGTACctcttggctatttgtatgtcttctttagagaaatgtgtattcagctTCTTCGCCATTTTCCAGTTAGGTTGTTTTTCTGccattgagttgtaagagttctttataaattttgaatattaattctTTATTAGATATgcaatttgtgaatatttttaccAGACTAtagattgccttttcattttgttgatttttgtttctttgctgtgcagaagctttttagtttgatatgatttcatttatttatttttgttgttgtagccTGGGGTTTTCATGTGATATCCAAAAAAATTGTTGCCAAGGCCATGTCAAAGAActttttttcctgtgttctttTCTAGAAACTTATGGATTCAGgccttatatttaggtcttttatccattttgagttgatgctgcgtacggtgtaagataagggtcaatttcattcttttgtatgtgaaaATTCATTTTTCCAGGCGTCATTCATTAAAgaaactatcctttccccattatatGTAGAAGGATTGTGAAAAAAACTTCATGTGTGGTCAGGTGGGCTAAAACCGAATGAATTtattatgagtttttaaaaaatgagcattaATATAAAAGCATCtagtctttcattttttaaaattatactttaagttctagggtacatgtgcacaacgtgcaggtttgttacataggtatacatgtgccacgttggtgtgttgcacccatcaactcatcatttacattaggtatttctcctaatgccattcctcccccaacccccgatcccctgacaggccccagtgtgtgatgttccttgccctgtgtccatgtgttctcgttgttcaactcccacctatgaatgagaacctgcagtgttaggttttctgtccttgtgacagtttgcttagaatgatggtttccagcttcatccaagtccctgcaaaggacatgcactcatccttttttatggctgcgtaaaaaaaagcacaaaataaccCAGGGTTTCCTTGGAGTGTTTATAGAAGACTAAGAAAGGTTTTCTTTACCCTTTAAGTGATCTgcataaggaaaaataaagaagaaattctgtgttttacgaagataatttcttttactttatgtTGTCTTTTATTAGCTCTTTTGATTGCTTAAAAAATAGAATCTTCTTAAGGTTAAAagagctactttttttttaaactgtgtaaCTTTTCCGTATTTGCTTTTCATTGTTTCATAATTACTGATGATTCTGTATAACCGTGTGTTTTAaatcttttgacattttttactAACTTTCCAAGATCAAATTCCAAATGACATCTTTTGACCTTGAACTATTTGATATGTTAAATTATATGGGAAGTATTATTATATAAGAAATTACATTTAACCTTCTTTGAGTTACATTTGTATGaatatgttattaatatgtgTTCCAGAAACTATTTGAAATTCCTAGCAATCTGATATGTCTTGGTATAAGGCTATCTGCCATAATTTTGGTTATgttcattgggagttatacctgatgtaaatgacgagttgatgggtgctgacgagttgatgggtgcagcacaccaacatggcacaagtatacatatgtaacaaacctgcacattatgcacatgtaccctagaacttaaagtataataataataaaaaaaagatgtatgCCACAAAAGTAACAAAATTTCTTTGCCAATTGTGTCATTATTATAGTAAGCTCTTATCATTTCTTTAACCATGCCATTTTGTTTATAGTTAATTACTTTATTCTGatgcttttctaaaaaattttttgttttgtaagccGTTATATTCCTAGAGTGCTTCATCCTTAAGGAGATTCATGGGAAGGACTCTAACAGAAATAGGTTTCTGATGGTTTTCAGATAATACCTTTGAACTGGGTAAGAATTTCCAAAActctaatgaagaaactgatggCTTCATAAAACTACTAACCAAAATCAAGCAGAACGAGAATTAATTACATGGAATTGAATGAACTGATGAAGATGTTTTAATGACTTTTAAGTTTGGAATTGTGCTGGttcttttgatgttttgttttccagatttaaggaaacctttttcttttaagctatCTAAAGTTTCTAGCAAATTGGTAAAGTTCCTTAAACAAAAACGAAAATATTTACTTCCTCCCATCTGATCTCTTCAGAATTTGGAAATTATTatgagtattcttatttttatggcaatatagttatttgtatAAGTTCGGGAATAGTCTTCTCTCTTTATGACAGGATAGATAATTGGAAATATTGGTTATGTAACCAATGCTTTGACTAGGAAGTCATATTTGAGAATGTATGTAGAATGAACCTATAAGTACTTCAGCCAATTCTGAAGTCTGCCTTGGTTTGGCTTCTGATTCTTGAGGTTTTTAAAAGTGCAATCTAGGATTCCTTATCAAAAGTTCCAGTAAAACAAACTTTAACAAAGCCATGTGGTCAATCACTCGTTTTGTGTCCTTTATGTAAATAATCAAGCCAAGTTTGATGATATTAagcttattttgcaaacaaattagACTTACTGTATCTTTTGTAGAAATAGAGGTGATTGTAGAGAGACAAACTATgttccaaaataaaaactatagtacacctgttATTAGATTGTAACTAATACtcattgtttttgagtttttattatctACCTGTAGACTGGACTAGATCCtgaattattctaatttttttcggTATCTAGCTACAATTCTCCAACTAAGAGCAAGAAGTGTTCTGTTCATGAATCCCTATAAGGTGAAGCTGGACAACTAGATGTAAATTTCAAGGGACAAATCTTGTACCTGATGTTTGGGCCACTCAGAGAGTCCACCAAAACGTGTGATGTTATAACCACAGATGTTGAAACTGCAAACCAGGACAAGAAGTTGGCAACTTCATGCTGTGCACAGCTTTTCCCAAGACATCAGACAAGACTCCCTGTCATGAGACTCTTAccccttctaattttttttcgtTTTAAAGATGCATTGTCTCACTCCatcactgaggctggagttcagtggcgtgattaaagctcactataacctcaaactcctgggctcaagcaatcctcctgcctcagcctattgagtagctgagactataggtatgTACCACCctgcctagataatttttaaatttttcatagagatgaggatttgctgtgttgctcagattGGCTtcaaactccttgactcaagtgactttcccacctcaacctcccaaaattctgagattacaggcatgaggcactgcacttGGCCTTACCTCTCTTAAGTTTTTCTTACTTGTGCCTACCTCCTGCTGTAGTTATGGAATTTCACAATCAGTAGCTTCTataggcaacatgacaaaatgtcAGATATGCCATGCCAAATCCAGCTTTTTTACATGACCTGAGAGATCTTTTAGTCCACCCAGTGACTAACTTTAGTAACAGCCCTAATATAACTGCTTGTTCAAATTACACTACTGCTCTATTTTATAGAGTCAGACTTCTAGACCCACATATTCTCACTCCTTGCTTTTATTTAACTTAGTTATGGGATACTAGATAACAGAATTTCTATTTAGTAGCTGGACTGGAAGGAGTCTGTGCAATTGCTAACACTTCTCGTTAAACTTGGATAAATACACTGGTATTTTCGAGATttagtttcaaaaaataaatgagtaggcTACTTGGTTAAAGTGGGTAGATTCCTGATGTGGCTCATTCTTCgatctatttaattttagttgGTTTTGTTCATGGAGACTCTGGCCGAAGGGCATACTCAAACGTTTGGTGTTATCCTCCTTAGAGTCAACatattagcctgttctcatgctgccaataaaggcataccagagactgggtaatttataaaggaaaatggtttaatggactcacaattccacataactggggaggcctcacaatcatggcagaagatgaaggaagaggaaaggcatgtcttacatggtgacaggaaagacagcttgtgcaggagaactcgcgtttataaaaccattagatcttgtgagacttactcattaccaggagaacagtatgggagaaaccacccccatgattcagttatttccacctggccctgcccttgacatgtgcaCATTGTTACAGCTCAAGGTGAGCTTTGGGTGGGGACCTAGCCAAATCATGTCAGtcataatagtagtagtagtaatctTCCTGGTGTGCTGTATCTTCTCAGAAAGTCTTAATAGCTACATGCAGCCATGTGCTGAATGCTAAGTGGTCTCTCCCTGTCTGGATGACAAACTCCAGAAGATGCATGATAACAAGGACACTGTAATCTATGAATAACATGATGAGACTGTAAACTCAAAACAATGGTGATGGAGAGTGACAATGATGCTCTAACCTAGGTGAGTGCATGACCCAAAGTGGGGGAATGGTTAAACAAAGTTTATGGGATACTATTATTTTGAACTAGCCTTCTATACTAGGCCCCAGTAGACCAGCTCAAACCAGAATGGAGTTATTTGTGCTAGGTGCCAGATAATCAAACTAAACTTTGAAATGGGCCAGTTTTCCATCAAATAACAGAAGATTTCAGTCAACCTGAGTCAGCATAATATGGAagtctactcttttttttttttttttttttttatactttaagttctagggtacatgtgcataacgtgcaggtttgttacatatgtatacttgtgccatgttggtgtgctgcacccatcaactcgtcagcacccatcaactcgtcatttacatcaggcataactcccaatgcaatccctccccccgcccccctccccgtgataggccctggtgtgtgatgttccccttcccgagtccaagtgatctcactgttcagttcccacctatgagtgagaacatgcggtgtttggttttctgttcttgcgatagtttgctgagaatgatggtttccagctgcatccatgtccctacaaaggacacaaactcatccttttttatggctgcatagtattccatggtgtatatgtgccacattttcttcatccagtctgtcactggtggacatttgggttgattctaagtctttgctattgtgaatagtgccgcaataaacatacgtgtgcatgtgtctttatagcagcataatttataatcctttgggtatatatccagtaatgggatggctgggtcatatggtacatctagttctagatccttgaggaatcgccatactgttttgcataatggttgaactagtttacaatcccaccaacagtgtaaaagtgttcctatttctccacatcctctccggcacctgttgtttcctgactttttaatgattgccattctaactggtgtgagatggtatctcattgtggttttgatttgcatttctctgatggccagtgatgatgaacattttttcatgtgtctgttggctgtatgaatgtcctctagagtcctcagaaataataccacacatctacagccatctgatctttgataaacctgagaaaaacaagaaatggggaaaggattccctatttaataaatggtgctgggaaaattggctagccataagtagaaagctgaaactggatcctttccttactccttatatgaaaattaatttaagatggattagagacttaaattttagacctaataccataacaaccctagaagaaaacctaggtaataccattcaggacataggcatgggcaaggacttcatgtctaaaacaccaaaagcaacagcaacaaaagccaaaattgacaaatgggatctaattaaactaaagagcttctgcacagcaaaagaaactaccatcagaatgaacaggcaacctacagaatgggagaaaatttttgcaatctactcatctgacaaagggctaatatccagaacctacaaagaactcaaacaaatttacaagaaaaaaacaaacaaccccatcaaaaaatgggcaaaagatatgtcTACTCTGTTTTAATTCCATAGTGGAAGAAACTTTGAAACGTCCAACCTGCTTCTTGTTCTGTTTCTACTTTCTTCAGCTCTTTTCTGCCTAAAAAGTCAACCTCCTCTGCTGAGCTAATCAGAACCCTCATTCTGTTTTATACAATGAAATGCTACCTGATTCTAGAATAATAAATCAAAGCCAATTGTATTTTTAacctaaatttgttgtaattttgtcttttgacactgCATTCAGTCAGTATTTCTAGTGGATGAAATTGAACATAAGCAAATGTAAAATTCAGTTAGGCTTAAATTGTTTACTAATATATCAATAGTGTTGTAactaatgtatgtgtgtgttcaaaATAAAAGAGCTGATGTGATTATATTCCCTTTCTTATATTAAcagtcttttcctctctctcgAATCATGCTCCTCAGTATACAAAGATTCCAAGGACTGCCAGTTTCAAAAAATACCTCAATTTCATGTACATCTTAGGTCTTTCCATGGCACCTCTTAGACTCTCTCCTGTATCCCTAAGGTCTACGTTTCACTGACCCAACCTCTTGTAAGAGACATTCTTGCATATTGCCTTcacttcctcatctttaaaacctATGGCCATACATCTAAAATCTTGTCCTATCACTGTGTTGAAactgctctttctcttccttccttccttccttccttccttccctccttccctccttccctccttccctccctccctccctccctccctccctccctccctccctccctccctccctcccttccctccctccctccttccctccttccctccttccctccttccttccttccttccttccttccttccctccttccttccttccttccttccctccttccttccttccttccttccttctttccttctttctttccttctttctttccttctttctttccttctttctttccttctttctttccttctttctttcttcctttctttctttctttctttctttctttctttctttctttctttctttctttctttctttctttccttttttctttccttttttctttccttttttctttctttctttcttacaggGAGTCttgcccttttgcccaggctgtaggagtacagtggcacgatcttggctcaatgcaacctctgcctcctgagttcaagccattctcctgccttagcttcctgagtcgctggggttacaggtgcctgccaccacacccagctaatttttgtatttttggtagacttggggtttcaccatgttggctaggttggtcttgaattgacctcaggtaatctccccgcctcagcctcccaaagtgctaggattacaggtgtgagccactgcgcccagtgaAACTGCTCTTTCTAATGACTTGCATACCCCTAAATTGAATGAGCAGAATGTTAGTCTTATTTTGAAACAGATAAcccaattgtttttattttttatttttatttttattttattattattatttttttgagaaggagtctccctctgtcacctgggctggagtgcagtggcatgatctcagctcactgcaacctcctcctgctgggtcaagcaattctcctgtctcagcttccctagtagctgggattacaggcatgcactaccacaccctgctaatttttgtattttcagttgagacgggagttttgccatattgatcaggttggtcttgaactccggaacTCAGGGAATCTGCCTgcttcgggctcccaaagtgctggagttacagtcTTGAGCTACTGCACCTAGCCAACCCATTCCTTTTTGAATACTTTGAAGAGGGTATTCTTATAATGAGACATTTATAAGACTGTAGTCAGGAAAAGATCCTTAGTGATAGAGTACAATTACTTTCTCTTCTTGATATGTGAAGTCACTGTAAAAAACAGGTGGAAGCACAGGGTCCAATTCTGCTTTGTCCAAAGATACCATAATGCCTTGCTATCGCTGTCTGACTCTATCAAAGGGAAGATGATTTAAGTGCTTGAATTGTAATGGCTTAAAGTTCTCACACATGGACTTCCAAATTTACTAGCAGAAGTGttaggtttctcttctcaaaGTCTGCCATGTGATTGGGTCAGGAGAGACTTCCAACCTCATCCTGCAGCCAATATTTCACCCTTGCTGAGCTATATACTCtagcatttaaataaataagaaacaattttgctaactttcttttctctctgtctccaaacaatcttcatttttcttatggGGAAAGTTCCCCTTTAGAGACCCTTGGTGTCTGTCTGTCATTGAACTACAGGGCTCCATTGAGATTTCTTAATTCATTAAAGAAGTTCAAGTAGTgttgagagttaaaaaaaaaagtgtttgagaTACTCCTTTTAGAGCTCTAATGCAAATTAACTCAAGAGTTGGTAAAGAGTTTGTGAAGTCACAAAATAATTCCTGTCAAATTCTTGATTTACATCTATATAAGTAGTTCCACTAGAATGAGTCCTTCTGGAGGATTTAAAATATACTCTCTTTACCATTAGAGAGAAAAACTGTGGCCAActttaaaacagaattttcttttattaaagagAAGTAATATGTAATTTCACCTTGTTtatcttaatttgcatttaaaaaattagtagtgaggttaaatagaaagaaagagtTAAGAGACGGAACACTGAAGGCTGATTGCTTCAGTTGAAATCTTACTCTGCAACTTCCttcctctgtgaccttgggcaagtttcccAACTCAGTTTCCCTATCCACAAAGTGTATAAATAGCAATTGTGCTTGCATCATAGAGTTGTTACAGGATTAAAAAAGTTAATACATGTGAAATGATTAGAGCAATGCCTTGAACATGCTATGTTCTATACAAAATAGATTAATTAAGATGAATCGATATTCCTAGCAATTGGGAGAGATGGAATTTTAAACAAGGTGTGTTGGACTCCAAAGACTGTGCTCTTTCTTCAGCATTGCATATAATATTCTGCTATTTAAAGTTAGCTCACTTCCTGGACACATGCTCGCCCAAACCAAGCAGCTTCTGTAAGCCCACTCTCAGCTCCTGGGTCCTAAGGGCATATACCATGGGGTTAAGGGCTGGGGGAATGATAATATGCAGCACATTGAGGAGAATAGGGATGAGGGGAACCCTTCTTCCTTCTAGGTGAGTGACAGATACTACAATAATAGCTGTGTAGGAAAAGAGAATGAGGATAAGGTGGGAGCTGCAGGTATTCAGGGCCTTAGATGTTGCTTTAGCAGAGTTCAGCTTCAGCACTGAGCGAATAATCAAAGAATAGGAAGCGAAGACCAGACCCATGTCACTCCCAACCACAACCCAGACCAAGGCCAGCTGGTAAAACCTGTTGATGGTGGTGTCATCACAGGCCAGACTTGTGACCCCCAAGTTAGAGCACAGGCAGTGATCAATCTCATTCCTGGAGCAGTAGTATCGCTGGGCAGCCAATACCGGCACTGGGATGGTCAACAGGCCATTCCTGAGCACTACTGACAGTGTGGCTTTGACGACAAAAGCTTCAGTAACTATGGAAGTGTACTGAAGGGGATAACAACTGGTCATATATCTATCCACTGCCATGCAAAGGAAGATGCCTGAGTCCATGCACATGAAAGAGTGGATGGCATAGATCTGAGCAAAACACTCATGGAGGCTGATGGCCTTGGCATCAAATCAGAAGATGGCCAGGATCTTGGGCATGATGGTGGTGGCCAGGCCAATGTCCACCACTGCCAGTATGCCCAGCAAATGGTACATGGGTTCATGTAGCATGGTCTCATGTTGAATGGTGATTATGATGAGGAGATTGGCACCAAGAGCTAAGAAGTAGAGCAGAGCCAGGGGAAGAGAGAGCCAGTGCTGCCACTCATGAATGCCTGGGAACTCCATCAGAATGAACTCAGACACTTGAAACCCTGAGCTATTGGCTATACTTAGGCCAATATTCATATCATGAGATATTTTGTTCTCAGCATCTGCCTATGGATTAAGGGGAAACAGAATAAGACTGTGGTTAGCTCAACTGAGGGCCAAAACTTCTGTAGAGAAATAAGGCTTACCCACAATAACTCAGTCATTTTTAACATCGTGCATTCTCTACACTCTTGAGACCCTAAGAAACAGTTCAGATAAGAACAGATGGGCCAAAATAGATGCTAAGATAAAAATTTTAGTAGAATATTGACTAGAATAAAAGTGAAAGTTTTCTAgctttattttcctgaaattctGGGAGGTGGGGAATAAGGATAGAAAGTATGAGACATGTACATTATAAAGAACCTGATTTTCAGCAGGTAAAGTTAGAGGGCAGAGGTGTCGTCTCCATTCTTGGGAACCGTTAGGAATAAGTAGCCATAGTGGAAACCCTGACCATGCCTTTCTTTTAAACAATGCCTGTGGCTGGCAAACGGTATCTGCAGCAAACCCTCTCATTTAATCTTCGCCATAGAGGTATTGTTATTCGCATATGAGGAAATAGGTTGAATGAGTTGTCTAGATAAGAATCATATGTTGAAAACACTAGCGACT
Coding sequences within:
- the LOC126936466 gene encoding LOW QUALITY PROTEIN: olfactory receptor 688 (The sequence of the model RefSeq protein was modified relative to this genomic sequence to represent the inferred CDS: substituted 1 base at 1 genomic stop codon), with product MLHLRCQLVIFQGTGWCLCYKVTIFVAAGEKQADAENKISHDMNIGLSIANSSGFQVSEFILMEFPGIHEWQHWLSLPLALLYFLALGANLLIIITIQHETMLHEPMYHLLGILAVVDIGLATTIMPKILAIFXFDAKAISLHECFAQIYAIHSFMCMDSGIFLCMAVDRYMTSCYPLQYTSIVTEAFVVKATLSVVLRNGLLTIPVPVLAAQRYYCSRNEIDHCLCSNLGVTSLACDDTTINRFYQLALVWVVVGSDMGLVFASYSLIIRSVLKLNSAKATSKALNTCSSHLILILFSYTAIIVVSVTHLEGRRVPLIPILLNVLHIIIPPALNPMVYALRTQELRVGLQKLLGLGEHVSRK